In Lepisosteus oculatus isolate fLepOcu1 chromosome 15, fLepOcu1.hap2, whole genome shotgun sequence, one genomic interval encodes:
- the dis3 gene encoding exosome complex exonuclease RRP44 translates to MLKSKTFVKKTRSGGVRKIVREHYLRDDIWCGSEVCQSCPQDSTVLQRNAYMESSLCSSPHYLIPDTNVVLHQIDILEDPLIRNVIILQTVLQEVRHRSAPVYKRIKDAIHNAEKHFYTFTNEHHRETYVEQEQGESAAELHDRTIRVAAQWYTEHLKKAQTAEDLKVILLTHDGKCKEKAEEIGLVSYNCEEYIKSLIANPELVDRLALKSEENNESDRGKILFPEHLPLSKIQAGIKSGRLLQGTFRANRDNYLEASVFVHRDGEEDVEVLIQGLRSLNRAVHQDVVAVELLPKSEWAAPSSVVLEDEGPKEDENEDEKENILKSVASEKMLKPTGRVVGIIKRNWRPYCGMLSKSHIKEATKHLFTPADRRIPRIRIETRQASALEGQRIIVAIDGWPKNSRYPNGHFVRNLGSAGDKGTETEVLLLEHDVPHQAFSQAVLGFLPKMPWSITEEDMKNREDLRHLHVCSVDPPGCTDIDDALHCKDLENGNLEVGVHIADVSHFIRPGNALDQESASRGTTVYLCERRIDMVPELLSSNLCSLRSNVERLAFSCIWEVNHNAEIVKTRFTKSVINSKASLTYAEAQMRIDDASMNDEITKSLRGLNRLAKILKKKRIENGALTLSSPEVRFHIDSETHDPIDMQTKELKDTNSMVEEFMLLANISVAQKIYEEFPEFALLRKHPAPPPSNYDILVKAAKSKSFELRTDSAKALADSLDAARAQGFPYFNTLLRILATRCMMQAVYFCSGMDSDFHHYGLASPIYTHFTSPIRRYADIIVHRLLAAAIGADSTYPDLMDKHKQAALSNNLNYRHKMAQYAQRASVAFHTQLFFKSRGILNEEGFILFVKKNAIVILIPKYGLEGRVFFENKDKNNPRLTFIEEIPALTVEHHTFHLFDKVKVTISLDSSNIQHQKIRMSLVEPVIPGVSVSPQSAQDCEPEAKKTKLDC, encoded by the exons atgCTGAAGTCTAAAACGTTTGTAAAAAAGACACGGTCCGGCGGGGTGAGGAAGATCGTTCGAGAGCATTATCTCAGAGATGATATCTGGTGTGGAAGCGAAGTTTGTCAGTCGTGCCCACAGGACTCCACGGTGTTGCAGAGGAATGCCTACATGGAGAGTAGCTTGTGCTCTTCTCCTCACTACCTAATTCCGGACACGAATGTCGTTTTACACCAG ATCGATATCCTTGAAGATCCACTGATCAGGAACGTGATAATCTTGCAGACGGTTTTGCAAGAAGTAAGACACAGAAGTGCTCCAGTTTACAAGAGGATCAAAGATGCTATTCATAACGCGGAGAAACATTTCTACACTTTCACTAATGAACACCATAG GGAGACCTACGTCGAGCAAGAGCAGGGAGAAAGCGCCGCAGAGCTGCACGACCGGACGATCCGCGTGGCAGCTCAGTGGTACActgagcacctgaagaaggcccagACAGCCGAGGACCTGAAAGTCATTCTGCTCACACATGATGGGAAGTGCAAGGAGAAAGCTGAAGAGATCGGCTTGGTGTCATATAATT gtGAAGAGTACATTAAGAGCTTGATTGCAAACCCTGAACTTGTGGACCGCCTGGCTTTGAAATCGGAAGAGAAT AATGAAAGTGACAGGGGTAAGATCCTCTTTCCAGAGCATCTCCCACTCTCCAAAATACAGGCTGGGATCAAGTCTGGGCGTCTGCTCCAGGGCACATTCCGTGCAAACAGAGACAACTATCTGGAGGCCAGTGTGTTTGTCCACAGAGACGGGGAGGAAGATGTAGAG GTTTTGATCCAGGGACTCAGAAGCCTGAACCGGGCTGTGCACCAGGATGTGGTGGCTGTGGAGTTACTGCCCAAAAGCGAGTGGGCAGCACCCTCCTCTGTTGTCCTGGAGGACGAAGGCCCTAAGGAAGATGAGAATGAAGACGAAAAGGAAAATATT CTGAAATCTGTAGCCAGTGAGAAGATGCTGAAACCCACTGGGAGAGTCGTGGGCATTATAAAGCGAAACTGGAGACCGTACTGCGGAATGCTTTCAAAATCACATATTAAAGAG gCAACAAAGCATTTATTCACTCCAGCTGACCGCAGGATCCCCCGGATCCGAATAGAAACTCGTCAGGCTTCTGCTTTAGAAGGACAGAGGATTATCGTTGCCATTGACGGTTGGCCTAAAAATTCTAGATATCCTAAT GGCCACTTTGTGAGGAATCTGGGGAGTGCCGGGGACAAAGGAACGGAGACGGAAGTGCTCCTTCTGGAGCATGACGTTCCTCATCAGGCCTTTTCCCAGGCCGTCCTCGGCTTCCTTCCCAAGATGCCATGGAGCATAACAGAGGAG GATATGAAAAACCGTGAAGACCTGAGACACCTACATGTGTGTAGTGTGGATCCTCCCGGGTGTACGGATATCGACGATGCACTTCACTGCAAGGACTTGGAGAACGGAAATTTAGAG GTTGGAGTTCATATAGCGGATGTCAGTCATTTCATTCGTCCTGGAAATGCTCTGGACCAAGAATCAGCGAGCCGAGGGACCACAGTCTACCTTTGCGAAAGG cGAATCGACATGGTTCCTGAACTGCTTAGCTCAAATTTATGTTCTCTAAGATCTAATGTAGAGAG GCTGGCGTTCTCTTGCATCTGGGAGGTGAACCACAACGCTGAAATTGTTAAGACGCGGTTTACAAAAAGTGTGATCAATTCCAAG GCATCTCTTACTTACGCTGAAGCCCAGATGAGAATCGATGATGCCAGCATGAACGATGAAATAACCAAAAGCTTGCGTGGTTTGAACAGATTAGCCAAGATACTTAAGAAGAAAAGGATTGAAAACGG AGCGTTAACTCTGTCTTCTCCTGAAGTACGTTTCCACATAGACAGTGAGACTCACGACCCCATTGACATGCAAACCAAGGAGCTCAA GGATACTAACTCTATGGTTGAAGAGTTCATGTTGTTAGCAAACATATCAGTAGCTCAGAAGATCTACGAAGAGTTTCCTGAATTTGCCCTTCTCAGGAAACATCCTGCCCCACCGCCTTCCAATTATGACATCCTTGTCAAGGCAGCAAAATCTAAG AGCTTCGAACTCCGAACGGACTCTGCGAAGGCGCTTGCAGACTCTCTGGATGCAGCTCGAGCACAGGGGTTTCCGTACTTCAACACGCTGCTGAGGATCCTGGCCACTCGCTGCATGATGCAGGCTGTGTATTTCTGTTCTGGAATGGACAGCGATTTCCATCACTACGGCCTCGCTTCGCCCATCTACACACACTTCACCTCGCCCATCAGAAG GTACGCTGACATTATAGTGCATCGTCTGCTGGCAGCAGCTATAGGAGCAGACAGTACGTATCCTGACCTGATGGACAAACACAAGCAGGCAGCTCTGAGCAACAACCTGAACTATCGACACAAAATGGCACAGTATGCCCAGAGAGCATCGGTTGCCTTCCACACACAG tTATTTTTCAAAAGCAGAGGGATTCTTAATGAAGAaggttttattctgtttgtcAAGAAAAATGCCATCGTTATTCTCATACCCAAATATGGACTTGAAGGCAGAGTGTTTtttgaaaacaaagacaaaaacaacCCCCGTCTGACTTTTATTGAGGAG ATTCCTGCCCTGACTGTGGAACACCACACCTTTCATCTGTTTGACAAAGTGAAAGTAACCATAAGTCTAGATTCTTCAAACATCCAGCATCAGAAGATTCGAATGTCCCTTGTGGAGCCAGTG ATCCCTGGGG